The genomic interval GGAAAATCAGATTTTTATTGATGCTTTTTAGATTTTTTGCCGCTTCATCTAAATTGGTTTGATTTCCTTTAAAATCAAATTTGTCAGAAGTTTTAAAATCGTTATCAAATTGATAGGATTGAATTTCGAATTTTTCTTTTAAAGCGGGATTCAAAACTAATTTTTGATATAATTCAACAGCTTTTTTATCTGATTTTAAAGCAACTATCGAACTCGAATTATCGACAAAAATTGCCAAAGGCGTTTTTGTAATTTCTAACGAACTCTTAGAAATTATCGGATTGATCAGCAAAACCAATAATCCGAAGATGGCCAAAAAACGCAAAAAAGCCAAAAGTATAACCACATTGGATTTACTTTTGGCTTTGAAAAAATATTGAAAATACGACAAACCACCAGCAATTACTAAAGAAAGCAATAATAAAAGAATTGTGTTTGTAGTCATATTTGTTTTAGTTATTGGTTGTTAGTTTATGGTTTATGGCTGTTAACTATAAACTAAAAACCATCAACAATCAACTTATTAAGTAAGCATTCCTCCGCAAACATTAAGAACTTGACCTGTAATGTAAGCACTCATATCTGAAGCTAAGAAAAGACAAGCATTTGCTACATCTTCTGTAGTTCCTCCGCGTTTCAACGGAATACCTTCTCTCCATCCTTTAACTACATCTTCGCTTAATTTTGCAGTCATTTCAGTTTCGATAAAACCTGGAGCGATTGCATTGCAACGAATGTTACGAGAACCTAGTTCAAGAGCAACAGATTTTGTAAATCCGATTGCACCTGCTTTAGAAGCTGCGTAGTTTGTTTGTCCAGCGTTTCCAGAAACTCCAACTACTGAGCTAATATTAATGATTGAACCTGCTCTTTGTTTCAAGAAAGTTTTTTGAATCGCTTTTGTCATATTAAAAACCGATTTCAAATTCACATCAATTACTTGGTCAAAATCTGCTTCAGACATACGCATTAACAAATTATCTTTTGTAATTCCGGCGTTGTTGATCAAAATATCTACAGTTCCAAAATCAGCTAAAACAGCATCAACAAAAGTTTGAGCTTCGTTAAAATCTGCTGCGTTTGATTGGTATCCTTTCGCTTTTACTCCTAAACTATTCAATTCTGCTTCTAAAGCTTCTGCAGATGCAGCAGATGAGCTATATGTAAAAGCAACGTTTGCGCCATGTTTAGCAAAAACTTCAGCAATTCCTTTTCCAATTCCACGGCTTGCACCAGTAATAATTGCAACTTTTCCTTCTAGTAATTTCATATTAAGGTATTCGTTTTTATTTTTTGAAATACAAATATAGCGTATTTGGGCGTTTAATAAAATTTGTGATACAAAAATTGGTTTAGAATTAAATAAAAAAAACAGCTCAATAAATGAGCTGTTTCCACCTGAATAAAAAAATAAAAACTAAAAATTATTAAATGTGATTCTGTTTTGTTATGGCAAACATAATAACTAGAATTACTGCAAAAATCATCATTCTATTAATCGAGTGATGAAACTCTTTTGTTCCATTTACCTTATCATTTTTTCTTTGTTTTATCATATTCAATATCATAATTGGAAAAGCTATGATAATAGATAGATACAAATAATATCTGAGGTATTCATAATATTGCTGATTAACAATAAGAAGACCTATTCCCCAGAAAAAAATTGCAATTGTTGCAGGAGTTAATTTTTTTTTAATCATAATTTATCAATAAGGGGCTAACCAAGTTTAAAATTTTAAAAGCAACTCAAAAAAATGAGTTGCTTTTTATGAATAAAAATTATTCTATATTATTGGAATGCGTAAGTTGTAATTCTAAAACTGCTTGATGCAGCTGTAAAAGTGTAAATTGTATTACTAAACTGTATTCTAAAGCTTTCTCTAGTTACATATAAACCTTTAGGATCCATTAATTTATCATCAAGATTTTTCACTAAAGGATCTGCTGCAATTACAGTAGTTCCATTATGCCATAGTGAATGCTTTAAGATGATTGTTTTATTAACTGCATCTTCTGTAATAGTTGCTCTATGATAAACAGTTGCTTTTCCACCTGTAAAGCTGTACATAATGTCTACAGTACGATTGTTGAAGAAAGTAAATTGTACTCTGTTTACTTTTGCAGCCGATGCATTATTAATCTCATTAAGCAAGAACAGACACAATTGTGAGTTAGTTGGTGCAGCAGATAAATTCGCCGCAATATAACCGTAAGCTGTTGATGGAGCTCCTGCTGCTGGTAACGTTACTTTATAATCTTCTGTAAGTCTTGGCGGTGCATTTGTATATTTAATAGTTGCTTTTACACCATCTTTTCCAGTTGCCACAAAAGAATTTGTCGGAGTATCATAAACAAAATCTGTAAGTTTTTGACCTTTTACATCCAATGGAAGTTTTGAATAAACGCCTAAAGGATTAAATGAAAGCGCAAGATCATAACTTGTATTAACTGCAGGATCTAAAGAATATCCTGTACCAAAACGTGCGCTAGTATTATAACTAAAATCATAGTTTTTGGTTGCTGTACCATCATTTATTTCTAACAATCTAAATAATGGACTATTCATATCTCCAGTAATGTTTTTGATAATCGGAACATTTTTAGGCAAATCAGTCCAGTCTTTTGGTGTTGCTTTTATAAAACGAAGCATGTGGCCATTTCTATTTGTTTTAAAAATGATATTGCCATCTTTTTGTCCGTAGTAATAGAACTGGAAATCTCCTAAATATCCTTTTGCCAAAAGTGCAGCTGTTGGATAATTATTTGCATCAGAAAGAAGATGTATTCTATTTTGTGTCGAAAAAACTAAACTTACTGTGCTTCCAACTTGAATATTGTATTGACTTTGATATGTTTTCGTGTCAATTTCGCCATCTCTACCTGTAAAGTCTGATGCCATATCTACTTTTCCTCCTGGTAAGAATTTAAATAAATGTGTCCATCCTCCTAATTGTGTACTATCAGTATAATAAACTGCTTTCCAACCATCTGCTGATGAAAGTAATAAATCGTTTAATTCTTTCTGACGCCCGCTTAATCTGTCTGTTGCATTTTCATCAAATTTTGCATCTACTTCCGGACTTGAACATGATCCCAAAAGCAAGGCTACGAAAGAAATCAATAAGCACTTATATATATATTTTGCTTTCATAATAGTATTTTTTATAATAATTTTTCGTCCTTAATTATTTATTACGATATCTGTGTTTTTCTGAGCTTCATCTCTTAAAGCATAAAAATCGATATTGAATGCTTCTTTGTAATATTTAACTACAAGTGCTTCTTTTGCTTTAATATTTGCTTTTGCGGTTGCATCTGTAACACCTGCTAAAATTGCATCATATTCTGCTTTTGAACTTGTTAAGATTGTTGCAGCAGTTTCTGCAAAATCTTCGTAAATATTCAATCTAGCATAACTGGTTATAAATCCTAAAGATCTTGAAGTTGCAATTGCCTCTACATACCAGCTTGAAGTATATCCTGATGGAGTTAACTTTGCCCAAGCTTGCTCATCAAAAGGTTTTGTTTGATTTAAAATATGAACATACTCATGCTGAATTGTATGAATAAATTGTGTCACGCTTGCTCTACTTTTTTTGTTTAAATTGTCTATTTGAAACAAAGAAACTCTTTGACCAGCTTCGGCAAGTCCTAATGTTACGGTACCATTTGTATTTAAGTTTACACCACCTACAAGTACAAATTCTCTTGGTGCGATTTTCTTAACAAATTCTTTTCCTCCAATAGTCGTGTAACTATCAATCCAGATTTTTTTAACCACTTCCATTGCTGGTTGCACTTTTGAAACAAGAGGCGGATACAAATATTTATTATTATCTACCAAATTCTGATTCCATTCGTAATAAACATTAATGTTGTAAGGATCTAAAAAGTTAGTGCCAATCCATTTATCCAAATCTGTTTTTACTGGAGTAGAAAAATCTAATTGACTTTCTTTTGGTTGATCTTCGTGAGCACAAGAAGCCATTAATAAAGCTCCTGCGATTATTGCTGTTTTATATGTTTTAAATATTTTCATACTACTTTCAAATTAAAAATTATCTAGGATTTTTTTCAATGCCATTATCAGACGCTCTAAGCGGAATTTGCAATGCTCTTCTTTTATCATCTTTTTCCAAGACATTACTTCTTACCACTTTTCCAAACTCAAGAGTATTATGTGTTACAACAAGATTAAAACGCTTAATATCAAACCATCTTAAACCTTCACGAATAAAATCTCTTCTTCTTGCTTCAACAATTGCTTTAATGTAAGAAGTCTGAAGAGGTGTTAATGAATAATATGGCGTAAATTCGTTTGCAATTACAGGGAATTTATTTGTTACAACAGTTTCATTCAATATATCTGTTGTTGCATTATAACCAGTAGTTCTAGTTCCTAAAAAGTATCCTAATTCTGTATTCACTTCAGCAAATCTGTTTTTCATCACTAAAGCTTCGATTCTGTTTAAATACATTTCGTCATTACTAAACAATACTGTAGCAGTGTAAGGTTCTCCAGTACGTGAAGTTAAATTGGTATATTTAAAATACTCATAAAGTTTAGGAACAAATACATTTATACCTCCATAATATTGCCCATTTGGTCTAATAACATTCGCTTTAGCCCAAATATTAGTTTGAACACCAAATATCTCATCTGATTTATTTCCTGGAAGAGCAAATCTGTAAGAAGCTGATCTATTAGCGATTGAATTCGGGTAATCAACCAATAAATTAGTTTCTTGTTCTACTCTTGAATATTCAATAGGCATTTGAGCAAAAGCAGCAGCATAAAAAGCTGGATAATTTCTAAGTTTTGTTGGTTTAGAACCAAGTCCTTCGGTAAATTCAAGAACTTTATCCCAGTCTCCTTTTATCAGATAAAAACGAGCAGCAAAAGCTTTTGCAGCATCAATCGTAAAGTGGTATTTAGGTTCTTTATACTCATTTGTTACATATTTCATACCTTCCGTAAGATCTTGTTCGATAAAAGTAAATACCTCTTGAACAGTATTACGTTTGTATTTTACCAACAATTCTGTTTCTGGCTTTGTAATGTACGGAACACCTAAATCTGTCGCTGCTGTTGCAGGATTATAACGATTTGACCACAATGAAACCAACATAAAATGATTGTAAGCTCTAGCAATTAAAGCTTCACCTTTTTGCGGATTTAAAGTTGCTGGACTTCCTAATTTTTCAATAGCATCTAATGCTTGGTTTGCCGCGGCAATAGCTTCATAAGACGCCATCCAGAATGCATTTTCGCTATCCAATCCAATTTGAGATTGCATTTCCCAATTGTAACTTTCTTCGTTTATGATACTTGTAGATTGAACTTCTGTATCGTAAACATTGTCAGACATAACTTCTGCAATAGGGAAATAAGATCTATTTGGATAAGCAGTTACTAATAATTCTGATATTTTTTCAGGAGTATCTATTTGTGTTCTGTTGTCTGGTATTTCTGAAAGAAAATCATCACAACTACTAAAACCAACTAGCAATAATAATGATAGTGTTATTTTTATATTTTTCATAATCAATTTATTATTTAGAATGAAAGATTAATTGCAAAAGTATATTGTGCCGTGATTGGGAAAGCTACCCCACCAGTATTACGGAATTCAGGATCTTGTCCGTTTAATTTTTTGTCTGAATAAATCAACCATGGATTTACTGCAGAACCTTTTAAATTAAATGTTGCTAAACCTAACTTTCTTTTGTATTCGCTTGGAAATTCCCAGCTAAGAGAGATATTTTTCAATCTTACGAAATCACCGCTTGCAATTCTAGCATCAGAAAAATTATAAGTATTATAAGCAATTTGTAAATCATTAGCTCCATAATTTCTATTTAGTAATCTATCCGCGATAACTGGAACATTTGTAAAGTTTTCATCACCAGGATTAATCCATCTGTTAGCAAAATCTTTCGTAAAAACAGTTTGATCATTGTAAGTATTACTGTAAACTGGGTTTAATCTCACTTTGTTTCCACCTGATCCAACTACAAATACATATAAAGACCAGCTTTTGTAAGTAAATGTATTTGCAAGACCAACTGATTTATTTGGCTCAACAGAACCTTCATATTTCAAATACTTAGTTACATCGTTAGTATCTTGGAAATTAGCATCTGTGATGTTATTATCAGCACCATCTTGTAATTTAAAAGTTGGTAATCCTTCGTTGTTTAATCCTGTAAATTGATAAGAATACAATGAGTTTCTAGGATGCCCAACTGTATTTCCACCATTAGTCGCAATTAAATCAAATACTGCTGGTTTGTTTGCCAGTTTAGTAATTTTTTGGTCGTAAACAGAAAAGTTTAATGTAGTCGACCATTTAAAATCTTTTGAACTAATGTTTTGAGTTGTAATACCAAGCTCAACCCCTTTAGTTTCCATGTCTGCGTTGTTACCTTGTTTAACAGATTCTCCTCCTACTCCAGAAGTAATTACGTAATCGATCAAATCAAAAGCTTTACGTTGGTAAACATCTGTAGTAAGTTGTACTCTGTTGTTGAACATTCCAAGATCTAAACCAATATTTGTTTCATATTGTTTTTCCCAAGTCAAATCTTTGTTTTGTAAATCTTCTATACGAATTGCATTTTCTCTATCGCTAGTTTGAAAACGATTAGCTATATAACTTTTGTAAATTGCTAATGAGTTAGTTGCAGGTCCCGCAGTAGCAGTTAAACCATAAGAAGCTCTCAGTGCCAAAGTATTGATATCTTCAACATTTTTCATGAAATTTTCTTCTTTGATGTTCCATTTACCACTTACAGTATAAGTTGGCAACCATCTTGAAGATCCTGTATCACCTTGTCTGTTAGAACCATCATAACGACCTGTAACAGAAGCTGTATAACGACGATCGTATGTGTATCCTACTTTTCCGAAGAAACCAACTGTACGCTCTCTTTCAGCTCCAAATTCATAATAAGAGTTTCCTTCATTTACCAATTTTTCAATCATTTTAGGATCGATAAAAGCACTAAGTCCTTTTTCAAATTGAATTCCAGCAGCAGTAAAGTTGTCATTATTTCTATCAACTGATCTAAACTCTGTTCCAAAGAAACCTTCTAATTCATGTTTATCGCTAAATGTATTTCTATAAGTAACACTATTTCTAACATTATATGAAGTCATATCATTAGTATATTTTCTTAAGAAACCACCGTAAGGCAATACTGAAACTTTAGGTGCAGTTAAATCGTTTGGATTTTGGTATAAAAATACGTTATCTCTTTGAATCTGAGTATTTAAAGTTTCTCCAACACCCGCATTGTAAGCTCCTACAACATTCGAACCTTCGTAGATTTTATGTTCTCTTGAAGTATTAGCATAACGAGCAGAACCTGTAAAGTTGTAAGTTAAATTTTTAGCTAATTTATATTCTAAATCTGCCTGAAAACGAATGTCTTTTACTTTAATTCCAAGAGTATTATTTTTTAACTCATTAAGAATATTCATTGGAGCCCAGTTGTTTTGGTAATATTCTAAATTACCATTTTCATCATAAGGTCTAAGTGTTCTACTTGTACTTAAAACATAATTGAATGGGTTAATATCGAAATCTCTAGTAATTTTACCAAATACAACATCATTTTTACTTTCGTAAGTACCAGGAGCTTCTTGATCACGAATAGATCCTAGTGTAGATAATGTAATGTTTAATCTGTCATTGATATAAAATGTTCCTTTAATATTAGAAGAAATTTGTTTTACATTATCTGCCAAAGTCCATCCTGGATCTGTATAATAACCTAAAGAAGCATAAAATGTATTATTTTTTCCTCCGCCAGAAAAACTTAATGAATGGTTTTGAGTAATAGATGGTCTAAACAAAACTTTGAACCAATCTGTATTTCCTAATTCGTATTTTTTCAAAAATTCATTGATATAAGGCTGTTCATTTCTAACACCAAATTGACCATTAGAACTATCGTATAAATTAATTTGTTTAGCCAAAATACCATAAACACCACTGAATCTAGCCGTTAAAGAAGAGCTTTGATCCAAATAGCCTTTTGCTCTCATTTCTTGAAAAACACTCATAGATTCTTGAGAATTTAAGATATCGTATTGCGTGTAGTTTGGTACGCTTCTAACCGTGTTTTCAACAGAATAATTAATTTTTAAAGGAGAATCTCTTCTTCCTTGTTTAGTTGTTACAACAACAACTCCATTTAAAGATCTTGAACCATAGATTGAGGTAGCAGATGCATCTTTAAGAATTTCAATACTTTGAATATCATTTGCATTTAATCCCGCAACAGCAGAACTTAATAATGTCGCTGAGTTACCAGAAGCTAAATCTGCAAAAGTTACATTGATAATATCTTCTTGAACAACACCATCAATAACCCATAATGGTTTTGTATCTCCAAAAATTGAAGAAGAACCACGGACAGTAATTTTAGGAGTTGCACCGAAAGATCCTGTAACGTTTTGTACAGTAACCCCAGCAGCTTTTCCTTCAATCATTCTACTCACGTCTACTACTCCATCAACTTTTAATTCAGCACCAGAAATTTTACTGATAGCTCCTGTAAACGTTCTTTTTGAAGTCTTTTCGTAACCAGTTGTAATTACAACCTCTTTAAGATCTTGACCAGCTTCTGTTAAAACAACAGTTGGTGTATTATTCTCAATTCCAATTTCTTTAGTTTCCATACCAACATAAGAAATTACAAGACGCGTAACATTAGCTGGCATTTCGATAACGAAATTTCCATCAAAATCTGTTAATACAGCAGTTTTTGTTCCTTTTGCCATAACAGTTGCTCCAGGAAGCGGACTTCCAGTTTGATCTGTTACTTTTCCTTTAATGATCGGACCAAAAGTCAAAAGTTCAAATAATGAATCGTGATTATTGGCATTCGAAAAAGAAGCAACCGAACTTTTTTGAAGCACAATTTGATTGCTAACCTCCGAAAAAGTTATATTAAAAGGCACTAATATTCTGCTAAGAATACTAGCTAGAGTTTCTTGATTCGCTTCTATACTTACTTTTTCTGCAAGTTGAGGAAGTCTAGAATTATAAGAAAATTTTACACGAGCAGATTTTTCGATTTTTGATAAAGCATTGTCTAAAGTTAGATTTTCAAGTGTAATTGTAACTTTAGTATCTAGTTTTTTCTGCCCGTTTACATTATTTGCAAATGTAACACTTGAAAAGACAAGTGCTAACACAAACTGAAACAGCGTTATTTTCATGATTTGGTGAAGTAATCGTTGCTTGACAACAGGTTTTTTCATAATTTTGGTTTGTTTTGATTAATACTATTCGAGTGTATTTTAAGAAACATCATAAATTACTCTTTACAGAGAGTGATTTAATCTATTTAAGTGTCGATCATGTTACAGCATTTTCGGCACTTTTTTTATGTATCGATTTTTTACATAGGCAGTTAAATATTTTTTTTTTGGACAATCAGTTCGGTTTTGGTTTCTTTATTTTATTGAATCTCAAAAATCAATTACAACCAGAAGTAGTAATTACAATTTGATTTCCATTCATTTCATAATTGCTGTCATTGCCAATGCTTTTACAGATAATTTTAAGTTTTTCTGCCAAAGGCTGGTCACTTAAAGAAGTTGTTAGTCGGCAATCTTTTAATTTATCTTTCGGATAATCAATATCAACCACATAAGCCTGTTCAATAGTTTCTAAAATTTGTGCAACTGGAATATCCGTAAATTCAAAACTCAATTGCTCAATATTTCTAACGCTATTTACCAAAATCGGATCTTCGGTAATATTTGTTATTTTACTGAAAACAAAATCTTTACGAACAAAACGCAAAGCTTGATTAGGAAGCAAAACAATCTCTTGGGACTTATCAGAGCCAATTAAATCATTAGATTTTACCCTTACTTTACCGGTACGAACTAGAACTTCCACGTTTTGCTGGTCTGGAAAAGCTTTAATTCTAAAACTTGTACCAACAACCCTTGTCACTATCTCGTTAGCATAAACGAAGAAAGGCTTTTTTGGATTTTTACTAATTTCAAAGAAACCTTCGCCGGATAAATACACCTTTCTTTCATTTCCGGTAAAGATTTTAGGGTAACTTAATTTACTATTTGGCTGTAATAAAACTGAACTTCCATCAGATAAAGTAACAGTTTGAGATTTTTCAGTGTTATTGGTTTGTTCTACCAAACCTTCATCGTTTTCTTCGACAAGTTCTTTGTATGTAACTACATTATCCTGTGGCAACATATCGCTTTTGA from Flavobacterium sp. YJ01 carries:
- a CDS encoding putative zinc-binding metallopeptidase, yielding MKIFKTYKTAIIAGALLMASCAHEDQPKESQLDFSTPVKTDLDKWIGTNFLDPYNINVYYEWNQNLVDNNKYLYPPLVSKVQPAMEVVKKIWIDSYTTIGGKEFVKKIAPREFVLVGGVNLNTNGTVTLGLAEAGQRVSLFQIDNLNKKSRASVTQFIHTIQHEYVHILNQTKPFDEQAWAKLTPSGYTSSWYVEAIATSRSLGFITSYARLNIYEDFAETAATILTSSKAEYDAILAGVTDATAKANIKAKEALVVKYYKEAFNIDFYALRDEAQKNTDIVINN
- the fabG gene encoding 3-oxoacyl-[acyl-carrier-protein] reductase encodes the protein MKLLEGKVAIITGASRGIGKGIAEVFAKHGANVAFTYSSSAASAEALEAELNSLGVKAKGYQSNAADFNEAQTFVDAVLADFGTVDILINNAGITKDNLLMRMSEADFDQVIDVNLKSVFNMTKAIQKTFLKQRAGSIINISSVVGVSGNAGQTNYAASKAGAIGFTKSVALELGSRNIRCNAIAPGFIETEMTAKLSEDVVKGWREGIPLKRGGTTEDVANACLFLASDMSAYITGQVLNVCGGMLT
- a CDS encoding RagB/SusD family nutrient uptake outer membrane protein, yielding MKNIKITLSLLLLVGFSSCDDFLSEIPDNRTQIDTPEKISELLVTAYPNRSYFPIAEVMSDNVYDTEVQSTSIINEESYNWEMQSQIGLDSENAFWMASYEAIAAANQALDAIEKLGSPATLNPQKGEALIARAYNHFMLVSLWSNRYNPATAATDLGVPYITKPETELLVKYKRNTVQEVFTFIEQDLTEGMKYVTNEYKEPKYHFTIDAAKAFAARFYLIKGDWDKVLEFTEGLGSKPTKLRNYPAFYAAAFAQMPIEYSRVEQETNLLVDYPNSIANRSASYRFALPGNKSDEIFGVQTNIWAKANVIRPNGQYYGGINVFVPKLYEYFKYTNLTSRTGEPYTATVLFSNDEMYLNRIEALVMKNRFAEVNTELGYFLGTRTTGYNATTDILNETVVTNKFPVIANEFTPYYSLTPLQTSYIKAIVEARRRDFIREGLRWFDIKRFNLVVTHNTLEFGKVVRSNVLEKDDKRRALQIPLRASDNGIEKNPR
- a CDS encoding DUF4302 domain-containing protein, translating into MKAKYIYKCLLISFVALLLGSCSSPEVDAKFDENATDRLSGRQKELNDLLLSSADGWKAVYYTDSTQLGGWTHLFKFLPGGKVDMASDFTGRDGEIDTKTYQSQYNIQVGSTVSLVFSTQNRIHLLSDANNYPTAALLAKGYLGDFQFYYYGQKDGNIIFKTNRNGHMLRFIKATPKDWTDLPKNVPIIKNITGDMNSPLFRLLEINDGTATKNYDFSYNTSARFGTGYSLDPAVNTSYDLALSFNPLGVYSKLPLDVKGQKLTDFVYDTPTNSFVATGKDGVKATIKYTNAPPRLTEDYKVTLPAAGAPSTAYGYIAANLSAAPTNSQLCLFLLNEINNASAAKVNRVQFTFFNNRTVDIMYSFTGGKATVYHRATITEDAVNKTIILKHSLWHNGTTVIAADPLVKNLDDKLMDPKGLYVTRESFRIQFSNTIYTFTAASSSFRITTYAFQ
- a CDS encoding SusC/RagA family TonB-linked outer membrane protein — its product is MKKPVVKQRLLHQIMKITLFQFVLALVFSSVTFANNVNGQKKLDTKVTITLENLTLDNALSKIEKSARVKFSYNSRLPQLAEKVSIEANQETLASILSRILVPFNITFSEVSNQIVLQKSSVASFSNANNHDSLFELLTFGPIIKGKVTDQTGSPLPGATVMAKGTKTAVLTDFDGNFVIEMPANVTRLVISYVGMETKEIGIENNTPTVVLTEAGQDLKEVVITTGYEKTSKRTFTGAISKISGAELKVDGVVDVSRMIEGKAAGVTVQNVTGSFGATPKITVRGSSSIFGDTKPLWVIDGVVQEDIINVTFADLASGNSATLLSSAVAGLNANDIQSIEILKDASATSIYGSRSLNGVVVVTTKQGRRDSPLKINYSVENTVRSVPNYTQYDILNSQESMSVFQEMRAKGYLDQSSSLTARFSGVYGILAKQINLYDSSNGQFGVRNEQPYINEFLKKYELGNTDWFKVLFRPSITQNHSLSFSGGGKNNTFYASLGYYTDPGWTLADNVKQISSNIKGTFYINDRLNITLSTLGSIRDQEAPGTYESKNDVVFGKITRDFDINPFNYVLSTSRTLRPYDENGNLEYYQNNWAPMNILNELKNNTLGIKVKDIRFQADLEYKLAKNLTYNFTGSARYANTSREHKIYEGSNVVGAYNAGVGETLNTQIQRDNVFLYQNPNDLTAPKVSVLPYGGFLRKYTNDMTSYNVRNSVTYRNTFSDKHELEGFFGTEFRSVDRNNDNFTAAGIQFEKGLSAFIDPKMIEKLVNEGNSYYEFGAERERTVGFFGKVGYTYDRRYTASVTGRYDGSNRQGDTGSSRWLPTYTVSGKWNIKEENFMKNVEDINTLALRASYGLTATAGPATNSLAIYKSYIANRFQTSDRENAIRIEDLQNKDLTWEKQYETNIGLDLGMFNNRVQLTTDVYQRKAFDLIDYVITSGVGGESVKQGNNADMETKGVELGITTQNISSKDFKWSTTLNFSVYDQKITKLANKPAVFDLIATNGGNTVGHPRNSLYSYQFTGLNNEGLPTFKLQDGADNNITDANFQDTNDVTKYLKYEGSVEPNKSVGLANTFTYKSWSLYVFVVGSGGNKVRLNPVYSNTYNDQTVFTKDFANRWINPGDENFTNVPVIADRLLNRNYGANDLQIAYNTYNFSDARIASGDFVRLKNISLSWEFPSEYKRKLGLATFNLKGSAVNPWLIYSDKKLNGQDPEFRNTGGVAFPITAQYTFAINLSF
- a CDS encoding FecR family protein, yielding MQKRNNFTEIEDFLADESFQLWILSKVDEQGWEEWTLENLERAKLVEDARLLLLAMKVPDSKLTSNDVHEALKKTWLKIEHRELASLKTLKIKKLKIQRYWISGIAAAILVGVFSAWFFKSDMLPQDNVVTYKELVEENDEGLVEQTNNTEKSQTVTLSDGSSVLLQPNSKLSYPKIFTGNERKVYLSGEGFFEISKNPKKPFFVYANEIVTRVVGTSFRIKAFPDQQNVEVLVRTGKVRVKSNDLIGSDKSQEIVLLPNQALRFVRKDFVFSKITNITEDPILVNSVRNIEQLSFEFTDIPVAQILETIEQAYVVDIDYPKDKLKDCRLTTSLSDQPLAEKLKIICKSIGNDSNYEMNGNQIVITTSGCN